Proteins co-encoded in one Pelobates fuscus isolate aPelFus1 chromosome 5, aPelFus1.pri, whole genome shotgun sequence genomic window:
- the BTF3 gene encoding transcription factor BTF3, which yields MKETIMNQEKLAKLQAQVRIGGKGSARRKKKVVHRTATADDKKLQFSLKKLGVNNISGIEEVNMFTNQGTVIHFNNPKVQASLAANTFTITGHAETKQLTEMLPSILNQLGADSLTSLRRLAEALPKQSLDGKAPLATGEEEDDEVPELVENFDEASKNESV from the exons ATGAAAGAAACAATCATGAATCAAGAAAAACTAGCAAAATTGCAAGCACAAGTGCGCATCGGTGGAAAG GGAAGCGCCCGCAGAAAGAAGAAGGTTGTCCACCGAACAGCCACTGCTGATGACAAGAAACTCCAGTTTTCCCTAAAGAAACTGGGTGTGAATAACATCTCTGGCATAGAGGAG GTAAATATGTTTACAAACCAAGGAACTGTTATCCACTTCAACAATCCTAAAGTACAGGCTTCTTTGGCTGCCAACACCTTCACGATTACAGGTCATGCAGAGACCAAGCAGCTCACAGAGATGTTGCCCAGTATTCTGAACCAGCTCGGGGCTGATAGTCTCACCAGCTTGAGGAGGCTTGCAGAGGCTTTGCCCAAACAAT CACTGGATGGGAAAGCACCACTTGCCACCGGGGAGGAAGAGGATGATGAAGTTCCAG AACTCGTTGAGAACTTTGACGAAGCTTCCAAGAATGAGTCGGTCTGA